A single Pseudomonas putida DNA region contains:
- the hpaR gene encoding homoprotocatechuate degradation operon regulator HpaR: protein MAKPRPSLTLTLLQAREAAMAFFRPSLNEHDLTEQQWRVIRILSQQGELESHQLAQQACILKPSMSGVLSRLERDGVVRRQKSQQDQRRVFVSLTEQGQACFAAMSGDMERNYLKIQAQFGQEKLDQLLALLNELKRIEP from the coding sequence ATGGCAAAACCAAGACCTTCTCTCACTCTGACGCTTCTGCAAGCTCGAGAAGCCGCAATGGCATTTTTCAGGCCTTCATTGAACGAGCATGACCTTACAGAGCAGCAATGGAGGGTGATCAGGATCCTCAGTCAACAGGGCGAGCTTGAAAGCCACCAGTTGGCTCAACAGGCATGCATTTTGAAACCCAGTATGAGCGGAGTACTAAGCCGACTAGAGCGAGACGGCGTCGTGCGCCGGCAAAAATCCCAGCAAGATCAGCGCCGAGTTTTTGTCAGCCTCACCGAGCAGGGGCAGGCATGCTTCGCGGCCATGAGCGGGGATATGGAGCGCAATTATCTGAAAATTCAGGCGCAATTTGGCCAGGAAAAGCTGGATCAGCTCCTCGCGTTGCTGAACGAGTTGAAGAGAATCGAACCGTAA
- a CDS encoding Bcr/CflA family multidrug efflux MFS transporter: protein MLSNPRRLIIVLAALVAFAPLSIDTYLPSLPSIAEDLSASAADVQMTIGVFLAGLCIGMLFYGPLSDRFGRKPLLICGMVLYLIATVGCMFASTVEQLIAWRFLQALGGAAASVLGRAIVRDLFSINDAARTLSMMHLVTMIATLVAPLAGSFLMMISGWRTIFGGLFCFAIICLVACIWRVSETHPIDKRTRSIGSALAGYWHIACDPAALALILCMGLSFGGMFAFITASPYVYIELYGVSPRLYGFLFALNIGGVIAMTMLNARMVNRVGPQAMLGIGALLSAIAAVGLGVLGGMSLLDLPWIVFFVVMYVSVTGLMGANCVASLLKLFPKNAGAAAGLAVSAQFAMGAAFSALVGSLADGSPRPMCLVMAAAGVGVAVCYLWLRFGRMGQASAA from the coding sequence ATGCTGAGTAACCCGCGACGCCTGATCATAGTGCTAGCCGCCTTGGTAGCTTTTGCCCCTCTGTCGATTGATACGTATTTGCCAAGCTTGCCGTCAATCGCGGAGGATTTGAGCGCTAGTGCCGCTGATGTCCAGATGACTATCGGCGTCTTCCTGGCAGGACTGTGCATAGGGATGCTGTTTTATGGTCCGCTTTCTGATCGCTTTGGTCGTAAACCGCTGCTGATCTGCGGGATGGTTCTCTACCTCATCGCAACGGTGGGGTGCATGTTTGCAAGTACTGTTGAGCAGTTGATCGCTTGGCGTTTCTTGCAGGCGCTTGGCGGCGCAGCTGCCTCGGTACTCGGCCGCGCGATCGTGAGAGATCTGTTCTCGATCAACGACGCGGCTCGAACCTTATCGATGATGCATTTGGTGACGATGATCGCGACCCTCGTCGCGCCCTTGGCCGGTAGTTTCCTAATGATGATCTCTGGCTGGAGAACGATATTTGGAGGGCTTTTCTGCTTCGCCATCATTTGCTTGGTGGCTTGTATTTGGCGTGTCTCAGAGACCCATCCTATTGATAAGCGGACGAGGTCGATAGGCTCGGCTTTGGCAGGTTACTGGCATATAGCATGCGATCCTGCTGCGCTCGCTCTAATCCTGTGCATGGGGTTGAGCTTCGGCGGGATGTTCGCGTTCATCACCGCGTCGCCTTACGTTTACATTGAGCTTTACGGTGTGTCCCCACGTCTGTATGGCTTCCTGTTCGCGCTGAACATAGGGGGCGTGATTGCCATGACCATGCTGAACGCACGTATGGTTAATCGTGTCGGCCCTCAGGCAATGTTAGGCATCGGCGCGTTGTTATCAGCGATTGCGGCAGTTGGTTTAGGTGTGCTCGGGGGAATGAGTTTGCTCGACCTCCCTTGGATAGTTTTTTTTGTAGTCATGTATGTCAGCGTCACAGGCCTTATGGGAGCGAACTGTGTGGCCAGCCTACTGAAGCTCTTTCCAAAAAACGCTGGTGCTGCCGCTGGATTGGCGGTGTCTGCGCAATTCGCAATGGGGGCAGCTTTCAGTGCGCTCGTGGGTAGTTTGGCAGATGGCTCGCCTCGGCCAATGTGCTTAGTAATGGCTGCTGCCGGCGTGGGTGTAGCTGTGTGCTATCTGTGGCTGAGGTTTGGGCGGATGGGGCAAGCTTCGGCGGCATAG
- a CDS encoding ATP-dependent nuclease, whose product MRIERVEIQNFRLLQNVSLGLEERTTLIVGRNNCGKTSIAEVFRRLLADKTPSFRLEDFSLGCHERFWSAFVALHDGTSRVDVADVLPAVRVTLDISYDIDAPDLGPLSECIIDLDTNCTCARVALTYGPRATALDTLFSEMDPPASDSAVQRSAFFNLIKARLALAYEARLEAVDPNDPTNRKSLDLKSLTTLIQGGFINAQRGLDDDTHRERDVLGKVVEVLFQSALTDPTDPEKRTTAEQLHGAVEKIQKDLHDGFNAGLTSLLPTFELFGYPGLDDPGLTTVTTFDVERLLKDHTQVRYRGVNGLTLPESYNGLGVRNLVYILLQLLKFFREFQATPAAASVHLIFIEEPEAHLHPQMQEVFIRQLHLIKGAFEKQLNDSRPWPVQFVISTHSPHMANEARFETMRYFLSVTDESGIRQSKVKDLRQGMGDAPVPDRDFLYQYLTLTRCDLFFADKAILIEGTSERLLLPTMIAKTDALASGGPQLASQYLTVMEVGGAYAHRFHDLLSFLELRTLIVTDIDSVKPNADKKRKACPVAEGHFTSNGCIKNWFDAEVSPAQLLAKSPAEKTSGIRRLAYQVPEVEQGPVGRSFEDAFILANLDRFELGKGDTASLAYEYASDLKKSEFALRYAIEDTNWNVPRYIAEGLRWLAVGAPPIDPSVTAEKISAVVGAVGEALAAEGEQGDV is encoded by the coding sequence ATGAGAATCGAGCGCGTCGAAATTCAGAATTTCAGGTTGCTCCAAAATGTCAGCCTCGGTCTCGAAGAGCGCACGACACTGATCGTTGGTCGAAATAATTGCGGCAAAACCTCGATTGCCGAGGTGTTCAGACGCCTACTGGCGGACAAGACGCCTTCATTTCGACTAGAGGATTTCTCCCTAGGTTGTCATGAGCGATTCTGGAGCGCATTCGTAGCTTTGCACGATGGTACATCTCGGGTTGATGTCGCTGATGTGCTTCCGGCGGTTCGAGTGACGCTGGATATTTCCTACGACATTGATGCGCCTGACTTGGGGCCCCTCAGCGAGTGCATCATTGATCTCGATACGAACTGTACCTGCGCGCGAGTTGCCCTCACGTATGGGCCGAGGGCTACTGCGCTCGACACCCTTTTTTCGGAAATGGACCCTCCGGCGTCTGATTCTGCGGTGCAGCGCTCAGCCTTCTTCAATCTCATCAAAGCGCGCCTGGCTTTGGCTTATGAAGCACGCCTAGAAGCGGTAGATCCCAACGACCCTACGAATCGAAAAAGCCTAGATCTCAAATCGCTCACAACATTGATTCAAGGTGGGTTCATCAATGCGCAGAGGGGCCTAGATGACGACACCCATCGTGAACGAGATGTCCTTGGCAAGGTGGTCGAGGTGCTTTTTCAGTCTGCACTGACTGACCCAACAGACCCTGAGAAACGCACCACCGCCGAGCAGCTCCATGGGGCGGTCGAAAAAATTCAGAAAGACCTGCACGACGGCTTCAACGCTGGCCTGACCTCGCTGCTGCCCACGTTCGAGCTATTCGGGTATCCAGGACTGGACGATCCAGGCCTGACTACCGTAACGACCTTCGATGTGGAGCGTTTGCTCAAGGACCATACCCAAGTCAGGTATCGCGGCGTTAACGGCCTAACGTTACCTGAAAGCTACAACGGGCTAGGGGTTCGAAACCTCGTTTACATCCTTCTCCAACTGTTGAAATTTTTCAGGGAATTCCAAGCGACGCCGGCGGCAGCGAGCGTGCATCTCATCTTCATTGAGGAACCAGAGGCGCACCTGCACCCGCAGATGCAGGAGGTCTTCATCCGTCAGTTGCATCTCATCAAAGGCGCCTTTGAGAAGCAGCTAAACGACAGTCGCCCATGGCCGGTGCAGTTCGTGATATCTACCCACTCGCCGCATATGGCCAACGAAGCGCGGTTCGAGACCATGCGCTATTTCCTCTCGGTGACTGACGAGAGCGGGATTCGGCAGTCCAAGGTTAAAGACCTTAGGCAGGGCATGGGCGATGCACCGGTGCCCGATCGAGATTTCCTCTACCAGTACTTGACGCTCACTCGTTGTGATCTTTTCTTTGCCGACAAGGCGATCTTGATCGAAGGCACCTCAGAGCGTCTTCTTTTGCCCACCATGATCGCCAAGACCGACGCATTGGCATCGGGTGGACCCCAACTCGCCAGTCAATACTTGACAGTGATGGAGGTGGGTGGTGCTTACGCCCATCGTTTTCACGACCTTCTGAGCTTCCTCGAGCTGCGCACCTTGATCGTGACTGACATCGACTCTGTCAAACCTAACGCGGATAAAAAGCGAAAGGCATGCCCAGTGGCAGAAGGGCATTTCACGAGTAATGGCTGTATCAAAAATTGGTTCGATGCTGAGGTGTCACCGGCACAACTGCTGGCGAAATCGCCAGCAGAGAAAACCAGCGGAATAAGGCGTCTCGCGTATCAGGTTCCGGAGGTTGAGCAAGGGCCAGTCGGTAGGAGCTTCGAGGATGCCTTCATTCTGGCGAATCTTGACCGTTTCGAGCTTGGGAAGGGTGACACCGCATCACTGGCATATGAGTATGCGTCGGACCTGAAAAAGTCGGAGTTCGCGCTCAGGTATGCCATCGAGGATACCAACTGGAACGTCCCCCGATATATTGCGGAAGGCCTGCGCTGGCTAGCGGTCGGGGCGCCGCCCATTGATCCTTCGGTGACTGCTGAAAAAATCTCCGCAGTTGTCGGGGCTGTAGGTGAGGCACTGGCAGCAGAGGGAGAGCAGGGCGATGTATAA
- a CDS encoding UvrD-helicase domain-containing protein, with amino-acid sequence MYKPQESPADVAGREALERMFACLDQGQSFRLEAGAGAGKTYSLEKALSRLIENRGLALIRQRQQIACITYTNVAKDEIISRFQAHPAIRAETVHGFCWSLLKDFQSSLRSFLCEQEFWRERLEPAGGIGVRRIHYEMGIPRISDDEISIRHEDVLTLMIQALPSQKFRAVLTSRYPILFIDEYQDTDEHFFAALKSWFLDRGQGPMIGLFGDHWQKIYGSGCGLVVHEALQAIDKNANFRSASRIVEVLNQMRPALRQMVRDPELIGEARVFHANRWPGVRRTGQGGGHWTGDTSAEAARAYFACLKAQLSVEGWDFSPEKTKILILNHSGIAREQGYASIPAIYGQYNEPWLKKEDPHIKYLTDQLEPACAAYEARRFGEMFGHLASDRPTIRRHGDKVAWAQAMGALVELRLSGSIGDVIDHVNAVPQMQLPDAVVRNEQRLQASHDGAEDEPRRITQLRKLRAVPYSELIALDRFIDGHTPFATKHGVKGAEFENVIVVLGRGWNQYNFGEMLEWVQAGPPADKKDKFESNRNLFYVACSRPKLRLALLFTQLLSPGALAQITMWFGADHVVELPPDPQ; translated from the coding sequence ATGTATAAACCCCAGGAAAGTCCCGCGGATGTAGCAGGGCGCGAAGCATTAGAGCGAATGTTCGCGTGCCTTGATCAGGGACAGAGCTTTCGTCTTGAGGCTGGAGCCGGCGCCGGCAAAACCTATTCGCTAGAAAAGGCTCTGAGCCGTTTGATCGAAAACCGAGGGTTAGCGCTGATTCGTCAGCGTCAGCAGATCGCGTGTATCACCTATACCAACGTTGCGAAAGACGAAATCATCTCGCGTTTCCAGGCACATCCAGCAATCCGGGCTGAGACCGTGCATGGTTTTTGCTGGTCACTGCTCAAGGATTTCCAATCATCTTTGCGCTCCTTTCTCTGCGAGCAAGAGTTCTGGCGTGAACGCCTTGAGCCCGCTGGGGGCATAGGTGTAAGGCGAATCCATTATGAGATGGGTATTCCGCGCATATCTGACGATGAAATCTCGATTCGGCACGAAGATGTCCTCACCTTGATGATACAAGCGTTACCCTCCCAAAAATTTAGGGCGGTGCTGACCTCGCGCTACCCAATCCTTTTTATCGATGAGTACCAAGACACGGATGAGCATTTCTTCGCAGCTCTGAAATCATGGTTCTTGGATCGTGGCCAGGGACCGATGATTGGCCTTTTTGGTGACCACTGGCAGAAAATTTACGGATCAGGGTGCGGCCTCGTCGTCCACGAGGCTCTACAGGCAATTGATAAAAATGCGAATTTTCGGTCGGCATCGCGGATTGTTGAAGTGCTGAACCAAATGCGACCGGCCCTCCGCCAGATGGTGAGAGACCCCGAACTGATCGGTGAGGCGAGGGTTTTTCACGCCAACCGATGGCCTGGCGTAAGGAGAACAGGGCAAGGAGGAGGTCACTGGACGGGCGACACCAGTGCTGAGGCCGCTCGCGCATATTTCGCGTGCCTGAAAGCTCAGCTCAGCGTGGAAGGGTGGGATTTCTCACCTGAAAAGACAAAGATCTTGATCCTCAATCACAGCGGAATTGCCCGAGAGCAGGGGTACGCGTCGATCCCTGCCATCTACGGCCAGTACAACGAGCCGTGGCTGAAGAAGGAGGATCCGCACATCAAGTACCTCACGGATCAGTTAGAACCCGCGTGCGCAGCTTATGAAGCGCGTAGATTCGGCGAGATGTTCGGGCATCTGGCAAGCGACCGCCCCACAATCCGTCGACACGGCGACAAAGTCGCGTGGGCTCAGGCGATGGGCGCGTTGGTCGAACTCAGGCTGTCCGGCAGCATTGGAGATGTGATTGATCACGTCAATGCGGTTCCGCAAATGCAACTGCCTGACGCTGTGGTGCGAAATGAGCAACGACTCCAGGCGTCCCACGATGGGGCTGAAGATGAGCCTCGGAGGATCACTCAGCTCAGGAAGCTTAGGGCTGTTCCATACTCAGAGCTGATAGCGCTTGACCGCTTCATCGATGGTCACACTCCATTCGCGACTAAACATGGGGTCAAAGGGGCAGAGTTCGAAAACGTCATCGTCGTGCTGGGACGTGGGTGGAATCAGTACAATTTCGGTGAGATGCTTGAATGGGTCCAGGCAGGACCGCCGGCGGACAAAAAGGATAAGTTCGAGAGCAACCGGAATCTTTTTTACGTTGCCTGCTCTCGCCCTAAGCTGCGCTTGGCTTTGTTGTTTACACAACTGCTGAGCCCAGGTGCATTAGCCCAGATCACCATGTGGTTTGGTGCCGATCATGTGGTCGAGCTTCCCCCTGATCCTCAATAG
- a CDS encoding NAD(P)/FAD-dependent oxidoreductase, with product MLSVETPTTYYTATKKYDLAFPDLEQVIDAEVVVVGGGFSGINTALELAEKGVKNIVVLEARYLGFGGSGRNGGHVMAGIGHDLEKIRKSVGDQGLQAVFEISDVGASIIKSRIEKYGIDADFQHGYGYMGLNKRQGKLLQAWEKEFKQLNPNHEIEYLEGAAVKSIIGSDYYSCALKHMGNGHIHSLNMLLGSAKAFVGLGGQIFENTPVLEVTYGNSITVRTAKGMVRANKILWSCGAFLDRLEPFLHRRTINTYAYQLVTEPLSVDLINQISPIRGAFSDIRPVIDYYRVTNENRVLFGSATKAIEYIPNDLKAWNRGLMLRVFPYLESVKIDLAWGGPMECTANLFPQVGTVPGHPNAYFVQGYSGFGVTPSHVVSQVVAEGMLGGSRHWDVMSSIKPTQVVGKDTWRNLICTLGKISHQLVGYTNGRR from the coding sequence ATGCTCTCGGTCGAAACCCCCACCACCTACTACACCGCCACAAAAAAATATGACCTCGCTTTCCCTGATCTTGAGCAAGTGATCGACGCAGAGGTAGTCGTTGTAGGCGGCGGTTTTTCTGGAATCAATACTGCTCTAGAGCTAGCAGAAAAGGGTGTCAAAAACATCGTCGTGCTCGAAGCTCGCTATCTAGGTTTTGGTGGCTCTGGCCGCAACGGTGGGCACGTGATGGCTGGCATCGGCCATGACCTGGAGAAGATCCGCAAGAGCGTAGGTGATCAGGGGCTCCAGGCAGTCTTCGAGATCAGCGATGTCGGCGCCTCTATCATCAAGTCACGCATCGAGAAGTACGGGATAGACGCAGATTTCCAGCATGGCTATGGCTATATGGGCCTTAACAAGCGTCAGGGGAAACTGCTTCAGGCTTGGGAAAAGGAATTCAAGCAACTCAATCCGAACCACGAAATCGAGTACCTCGAAGGCGCCGCAGTGAAGTCCATCATCGGCTCGGACTACTACAGCTGCGCTTTGAAGCATATGGGGAATGGCCACATCCACTCTCTCAACATGTTGTTAGGCTCAGCCAAAGCGTTCGTCGGGTTGGGCGGGCAGATTTTTGAGAACACGCCTGTTCTTGAGGTGACCTACGGCAACAGCATCACCGTCCGCACAGCAAAGGGCATGGTAAGGGCTAACAAAATTCTGTGGTCATGCGGGGCGTTTCTTGACCGCTTGGAGCCTTTCCTTCATAGAAGGACAATCAATACCTACGCTTATCAATTAGTCACCGAACCCCTCTCGGTCGATCTAATCAATCAGATCAGCCCTATCCGTGGCGCCTTCAGCGATATCCGTCCCGTCATCGACTACTACCGTGTTACCAACGAAAACAGGGTGCTTTTCGGCTCTGCCACCAAAGCGATCGAATACATTCCCAACGATTTGAAGGCATGGAACCGCGGCCTTATGCTGAGGGTATTCCCATATCTTGAGAGTGTGAAAATCGATCTTGCTTGGGGTGGGCCAATGGAGTGCACGGCAAACTTGTTCCCGCAAGTAGGTACGGTCCCCGGTCATCCGAACGCATATTTCGTCCAGGGGTACTCCGGTTTTGGGGTGACCCCAAGCCATGTGGTTAGCCAGGTTGTCGCTGAAGGGATGCTGGGCGGGTCGCGCCATTGGGATGTCATGAGTTCAATTAAACCGACGCAGGTTGTCGGAAAGGACACGTGGCGAAACCTAATTTGCACACTTGGGAAGATCAGCCACCAGCTAGTCGGGTACACCAACGGTCGTCGGTGA
- a CDS encoding aldehyde dehydrogenase family protein yields MSDVTLLPSVISFLGRDHGHYINGGFVSSSSSDKIKVVNPANGEAIAQVSEGTQVDVDQAVASAQAGFKVWSKVSPAARAGVLFKLADLLEHNREELAQLETIQSGKIIQISRAFEVDQAAHFLRYYAGWATKISGETITPSLPSFAGEKYTAFTLREPVGVVVGIVPWNFSTMIAIWKLASALTTGCSVIIKPSEFTPLTILRIAELATQAGVPAGALNVVTGSGYAGKALIDHPGTNKVSFTGSVPTGIAVGKSAMGAKLTRATLELGGKNSVGFLQDVDLDKAADGIIEAGFLHSGQICAAAERFFAHRSQIEPLMEKLAQRLATLKIGSPLDESTQFGPVTNKQHQQKLAGFFKTAQSENSTIVYGGEIIEGPGCYVEPTIILAKSAKDTLLNEETFGPIATFLPYDTEEELLQLMNDTPYGLSASIWTNDLSKALRLVPEIEAGTVWVNMHTMLDPAVPFGGVKASGIGREFGSAFIDDYTELKSVMIRY; encoded by the coding sequence ATGAGCGATGTCACCCTTCTCCCAAGCGTAATCAGTTTTCTCGGCCGTGATCATGGCCATTACATCAACGGCGGTTTTGTCTCCAGTTCATCCTCCGACAAGATAAAGGTCGTCAACCCAGCAAACGGTGAGGCGATCGCTCAGGTGAGCGAAGGTACCCAGGTTGATGTCGACCAGGCCGTTGCAAGCGCCCAGGCAGGTTTCAAGGTTTGGTCCAAGGTTAGTCCTGCGGCGAGGGCTGGGGTGCTCTTCAAGCTTGCGGATCTGCTCGAGCACAATCGAGAGGAGCTGGCCCAGCTTGAAACCATCCAATCCGGGAAGATCATTCAGATTTCCCGTGCCTTTGAAGTCGATCAAGCGGCTCACTTCCTTCGGTATTACGCAGGCTGGGCGACTAAGATCAGTGGAGAAACCATTACACCTTCCCTGCCCTCCTTCGCTGGCGAAAAGTACACGGCCTTCACCCTGCGAGAACCGGTCGGTGTGGTGGTAGGCATCGTCCCGTGGAATTTTTCCACCATGATCGCAATCTGGAAGCTGGCCTCTGCGCTGACCACAGGTTGCAGCGTTATTATCAAGCCCAGCGAGTTCACCCCTCTCACCATTCTGCGTATCGCTGAGCTTGCCACCCAAGCGGGCGTTCCTGCGGGGGCTCTCAATGTGGTGACGGGAAGCGGCTACGCCGGCAAGGCGCTGATCGATCACCCCGGGACGAACAAAGTGTCCTTCACCGGATCGGTGCCGACCGGCATCGCCGTGGGCAAGAGCGCTATGGGAGCCAAACTTACCCGAGCAACACTCGAGCTGGGCGGCAAAAACTCTGTAGGCTTCCTCCAGGATGTGGATCTCGACAAAGCGGCTGACGGCATTATCGAAGCAGGCTTCCTTCACTCGGGCCAAATCTGTGCAGCGGCTGAGCGATTCTTCGCACATCGCTCTCAGATCGAGCCCTTGATGGAGAAGCTGGCTCAACGTTTGGCAACCCTGAAAATCGGTTCGCCGTTGGACGAGTCGACCCAGTTCGGACCTGTGACCAACAAGCAGCATCAGCAGAAGCTCGCAGGCTTCTTCAAAACAGCTCAGTCCGAAAACAGCACCATCGTTTATGGCGGCGAAATCATTGAAGGCCCGGGTTGCTACGTAGAGCCGACCATCATTCTGGCCAAGTCTGCGAAAGATACACTGTTGAATGAGGAAACGTTCGGGCCTATCGCAACGTTCCTCCCCTACGACACCGAAGAGGAATTGCTTCAGCTGATGAACGATACCCCTTACGGTCTCAGCGCAAGCATCTGGACAAACGACCTTTCGAAAGCACTCCGTCTGGTCCCGGAAATCGAGGCCGGAACAGTTTGGGTGAACATGCACACCATGCTGGATCCAGCGGTGCCTTTCGGTGGGGTCAAGGCATCCGGAATTGGCCGAGAATTCGGGAGCGCGTTCATCGACGACTACACCGAACTGAAGTCAGTGATGATTCGCTACTGA